Proteins from a single region of Haloplanus sp. GDY1:
- a CDS encoding universal stress protein produces MVILTAIDRDPGCKGVVETAYDLATSMDEELVILHVVPEDGDEEGARAEVTEIVRSVIDDLDGVDLRIMPEQTRRDLPTGRTANHILQVAEELDPDYIVIGSRKRTGLGKILLGSVSKLILANADVPVVTVEQKRRAEA; encoded by the coding sequence ATGGTGATACTCACAGCCATCGACAGAGACCCGGGCTGCAAGGGTGTCGTCGAGACGGCGTACGACCTCGCGACGAGCATGGACGAGGAGCTGGTGATCCTCCACGTCGTCCCCGAGGACGGGGACGAGGAGGGTGCCCGGGCGGAGGTGACCGAAATCGTCCGGTCGGTCATCGACGACCTGGACGGGGTGGATCTGCGGATCATGCCCGAGCAGACGCGCCGTGACCTGCCGACGGGGCGGACGGCCAACCACATCCTGCAGGTGGCCGAGGAGCTCGATCCGGACTACATCGTCATCGGGTCGCGCAAGCGCACGGGACTGGGAAAGATCCTGCTCGGGAGCGTCTCGAAGCTGATCCTGGCGAACGCGGACGTGCCCGTCGTGACGGTCGAACAGAAGCGGCGGGCGGAGGCCTGA